TTGTCTTGGATGAGTTTCAGAGTTTGACCTAGATGCCAACTTGCCCTAATTAGAGAGCCAAATTCGGACTTTAGACCTGGCTATTGTCAACCATCTAATAGTGTTTATTGAGTTCCAAATCTAGCATTGCTTTGTTGGATTTAATCTGTATAATTGTGGAAGACTGCTATTTGAGCATTGGCAAGAGAAAACTTCAGAGCCATTTGACTTTTGCCGAGTTCTTTGGTATTTTAAAATTGGAAAAGTAAATCCTTCGAATACTTTTGCCTTTCCTTGGAGAATCTATACCTGAAAAAAAGGACTGACATTTGTATTGCATGCCTGGTACTTGGCCTAACTGTGGTCCTTCCCCGTAGATGGTGTTTGTAGGCTGCATCTATTTTCTGGCCATGATGAGGATATCTCAGGCCAAAATTTGCCCAAACATATGATCCTTACCTGCAAttgtttcatatatttttttaaatgttttggtGGAAAAATGTCGTGGTCCACACAAAAGCAAATAGAATCATTAAGATTATGTTGATGAATTCCTAGAGAGGTGTTGACACcaaatagttgtcaaggcgaaaAGACCAAGGCGACACCAGCAAGACATCTTGACAATATGCACACAACTGCCCTGTATTTTGCCACTTGTTCAAatgtattgttttttttttcttattttattttcaagtaCAAGTTCAAGGCATCTGTAaattaatttccttttcttgCTTCCGGTTGGCAAGTAGATTGTGTTTAATCGGCTGGTGTGGACCATATTGAGAAGCATTAGAAAGTTTGCAGATTTAGAATAGTAGAGTGAGAGACCTTACAAAGCCAGCAGATTTAGGATAGTATACTTGTTGatcttctatttatttaaaaCTCATGCTCTTTACTTGCCAAAATTTTCAGGAACTTTTGAGAAGATTATCCTCGTATTCTCTGACAGCCACCAAATCATCACAAGCTGTGGATTCACTTTCATCTGCAGAAGCAAATAAGGATCATGCTGCTTTTTTGAAAGAGAGAAGTATATCTGAAGTTGATGAATCTTTGAGATCTTCAAAAGCTGGATATTCATCTGATGGGATGATAGAAAGAAAACCGGGCCATGCCATTCTAAAACTTTCTGAACGGATGCAATGCTTCTGGTGGTTCCGTACAGTCAATCTGAAGATTGGGAATGCTCGGTTGGTCTTAACTCATGGGAAGATTGTGCTTTGGAGCTCACTGATTGTTGTTATTTATTATGTTCTTCGGCATAAGCGAGATACATTGAGGCGGTAAGATGTTCTCCTGCTGCCATTCTACTTGTTTATTTCAAATATTGAGCACCAAAAGGTCACATATGAAATTTAgtaaatgggatccttgattcAGCATTAACCATTCTCAATCATACCTATATTTCAAAccattagattttttttgttcacAAGCTAACATGAAGGCAAAAGTAGATTCGAACCAAACTGAGAGATTAATTGAAGTGATTCTTCAGTACTGTCAAATTTGATTTATGCCCCCATACACACCCCTTCTCTTGGGCTCCAAAAAGAGGCACTGTCAAGTTCAGTTCCAGACCCAAACAAAACTTCTTTCTTTATGGCTCCTTGTTAAGGACATGTGAATGGAAATGAATACATTTATCAGGAGGGCTTCAATCAAATGTAAGGCAACATTAATTTTTGTGTCAGAAATGAGGTAAGTATAACCATATCACTAATTGAAATGACAATTTGTTCATCTGTTTTCTTTCAGGATTGCTAGTAGGAAGGTTTCATCTGTGAAAAAAGCTCTGGTAGATATGTGGCAACTGGCGTTTTCTGTCCAGGTGAATCCTCTGGCAGCCGTCCAACCTCTCCCTGTTGCAACACGTGGAAGCAGGTGATGAGCCATGGGTCATATGATGTTTCAGGCTTGAAACTGTCCAAGACCTGGAAAAAAGGTGAAAGAATCAGAAATCCCATATCGGTCTCTAgtgcccaaaaaaataaataaataaaattgttaCTGCCTTTGGGAAGAGGAAACCCAAAGCTCAATTAGGTACCATATACATATGTAATATTTACAGTTACCAAATATTGTATTGAGGTGGATGTAGAAACATGAATGTCATTTGGAGGGTTTCCTTCAATAGCTGATATAAGGAGCAACAGTTTCTACCACTGAAATTGTGTGATTGAGCTTTGCTTTATTGAAAGTGTATTGATTGTGAATGTGGGATctaatcataattttttacTGGTTATCACCTTGGAATTATGAAGTTTTAGTCTTGGAGCCTTTTTTTTCTGTCAAATTATTATCCGTAATGTATTATAATGGGGCAGATAGGATGCATGGTGACAGTAGTCCTGAAGCTAATCTGGAATATTTGAAAACCAGACAAATCTGTTTAGGTGTTTTGTCTCAGTTCCGGTCTAGAATTGCTTTTGACAAGAGTATAATTGCTTGGATAAATGTCAATGATTGCATAGATTTAGGGATGGGTCCCTGAAAATTCAGTAGAAATGGGTGTTGGGGTTCTGAGTTTGTACTGATCTGTCTTGAGTCCTAAATCCTTGAATGATAGTGAACTGGAATACTTTCCAGGCATACTGGATTGCAGTAGAGGGTGGCTTTTGAAATAATACCTGGGGTCTAGGGGGGCAACCCAAGGCTTACTGGCTTTTAGATGGTAATAAATTATCTTCCAGGTAGGGATTGGAAATCATTGATTAAGTCAGCCTTAGAAAACCTCCCTGTTTACTACATGGTAGCTTTTGAGATGCCTGCAAATCTTTGAACATGCTTTAGAAATTTCAACaagatacatatatttttttgaatttggaACACAAGAGTACAAGACTACTTGGTAAAATTATAGGTGCTGAATCTTTAAAAGGAATTTGGGTGTAGGAATAAGGAATTTAAGACTACAAAAGGGAAGTTCCCAGTGAATGGTTTATGGTGATGCAATGTAACCAGTGCCCTGGCATAGAGAAACTGAGGAAAACTATTTAGGAATACATGGGAATGAGTGGGACTTGGGCCATTGCAACTTTCTGAAGTTCTTGTGGTTTCTTAAATATGAAGTAGCTAGTGGAGGTAGTGTTACATATTGAGAAAACTTGTGCTGCACCAATAGACCTTTTTGTTGTCTGGAAATCTTGTGATTATATTTGATTGAAAGGATAGAAGTTTTTGGTTCAGTATGACGTTTTATTGCGACAAGCTACTGTTGGAGTTGGGTTGACTTTGAGCAACAAAGCCATGTCATTGCTTcgattaatgtttttttttttctttttttatttattttggggggCATATTTTCTgtgtcatctctctctctctttcttcaattGATGTAAAACCATGGCAACCTTGCAATAATGGTCCCATTTTGCCctactttcttttccttttaaaacTTTCTGGATTCCTTACACCACCACCacacacccccccacccccNNNNNNNNNNNNNNNNNNNNNNNNNNNNNNNNNNNNNNNNNNNNNNNAAAAAAAGTTTGTAAGGCccttccacacacacacacacacacatattctggtacatacacacacacatattctGATTCTGATATAGATGACTTGAACAGTTAATCTGTTTGAGTTTTTTATGGTCAGATTGAAGCTGTGTTAGGATTTTGTGTGCAGATAATGTTGTTCTATGCTATTTTACATTGTTTGTTTTATCAGCTTGTCCTATTGAATATCGACTTGCATGCTTTTATGGACAGAGATGACATCTTTCAGTTACATTTACTTTTGCATAGTTTAGAGCCCCATTTTGTGCATCTTGCTTATATAACTCATCTGCCATTTAACTCCATTTGAATGAGTAATTACTGATTGAACTATAGATGGAATCCATCTAATGATGTCATCAGTGCTAGGAACTATTGCTGCTACCAATCTACCACTCACCAAGGAACGGGAATACCTGTTTGACACAGATTTTCCTTACCAAAGGTCTGAAATATATGCATGGTtaaattatttatatttgttttgattgattATTTGTCATGGAAATATCACTGTTACTGGCGTATAGTCGCACTATCTGACCAGACTGACTTTTGGTCTACTTAGGTTGTATCCTATCGATGGTTTTTCATGATCCTCCAAGCACAAAAAATTGCCCCAAAAACAATCCTATAATTGAGAGAATACCCGTCTGCGTTCCTCATGCCTGGACAGAGACCCTGGTTTgggtgggttggggggggggtggaggggaTGTCTTTTCACAGCCCCTGAAACCAGGGTGCTGTGTCTAGGCATGGAGAACGTAAAAAGAGAGGAGTGTAAAAGGATCAACTCTCCTGTCTTTACCGCTCACATGAAGGTGCTTCTTTCCGgccccttttcttctcttatagCTCACACCCATGTGTGGTTTAACGTAAGGTACTCACTGGTGGTGAATGGTGATAGCCTGATAGGTATGTACTGTACTATGTGGTGATAGGTAATGTAAGACCAATTCCACTAGTGGAAGCCCAAAAGTGGCTACTCCTGAAGAGTGCCACCCCAGAAAGTGATCAACCCTTTGGCCTTCATTGTTCTCTCCTATCTGGGTATCTGTTTCTTTGTATGCGTCTTTTCCTTTAACTTCCCTAATTTTTCTTAGTACTCTGGCCTGAACGGATGCATTCCAAATACTAGCAAATGCGTCACAATTTCTATGTGGCCATGAAAATTGAACTAATATTTCTTCTAACAAGTCCCATGACATCGTATTATTAACTGTAAGGATATGATCTAATACGGCAGTTCTGGAGAACTGAATTAGAGGTGGGGATTGTTTAACCCAGATAAAGGCGAATTGAAGTATGGTTTAGTAGATACCAGTGATGTTTCATTATGTGATCTTCCTGTCTACATTCATGGAGGTCACTAATGGTTTGAGTTGAGACACGTTCCATACTTTCTGATTTACATATTTATACATTGATTTGCATATGCCTAAGTATCAAAGATTGCTTATTAGCTCAACCAATTTGGGTTGTTGAACAATTTCTCAACTATTATTTTTGCAAAATTTTCAAGCATTTGGTATGGCTTCAGGGTATGGATGGAATCACTCCTGAGAATCATTAGTCACAGAATCACTTAACTGAAGAACTTATCCTTgcggtgtgtgtgtgtggacaaAGCAGATTGTGGAATTTAAATAGCTTCTTCTTGACCGTCCCTTTTTTTGCCTTATTTCTATATAAGAAAATACAAGTATATAATTTTAAGAATGCCTTGTTTGTGGTACAGTAAAGCTTACAAAGTATAATACTATAGTGACTGCCAAAAAGATGCCACTTCCGCACTTGGCAGCACAGAAAGTTGGGATTGGTTTTGTGGTAGAAGAAACCTGCTACTACTAGttgttttccttctccttcagcCATTACTACGAGGCTTTGACCTAGCATCCATGGAAAGAGATGATGATAAACACATTTCCAATCCTAGCCTTGTTTCATTGGAGAAGAAAACTAAACACTTACAAATGAAAGGAAGGGACATTACTTGTTCTGGATTGGATTTGATGTGCTTGGAGGTATAGTCCGGAAGCTTTCTTTCACCTGCTTCATGGGCTGCTTCATCATTCCTGCCTGCAAGTCCTCCTTGGCTTGGGGATGCATGTTTGAAGATTTTGGTCGAAATGGAAGAACTCTCGCTTGGCCTAATTGGGTGGCCTCTATAGAAAACAGTAGTGTCAATGCAAGGATAACTACCCATGACCTAAGGTACAGATCCATCATTATcctcttgctctctttttctgcTCTGATTTAGATGATTGATGAGGGTCACATGTGTTTGatttatactctctctctctctctctctctctctctaacacacaaacacaaacataCTGACACTGTGGGTCAATGTGATGCATTATTTGACTGTTCCCAGTTCTGAAAATCTCTAACTTGGTTAATTTTGAACCTATAGTTTCAGAGGAGTCATGTGATTCAACATGACTTTACTGGGTATTCCTAGATAGAAATTTCTTAAATCTCCAGCTGTTTGATTAGGTTGTAATAACAAATTTTAACCCCTCTCAGACTGAACATGCATAGGCTTCTGCAGCTGCCGCTGCAGCTGCACACATCCCTATGGAGTGGGAGCCCGGGAGTTGCTCCGACcatagagaaggaaagaaagaatccaATGAAAAAACATGAAACGAATATCTTTTTCCAAATCTTTACACAGTTTCCTTTATTAAGATCAAATGATTTGGGATTTGTTGGCTTGACTAAATGAATCTATTTTTATTGGGTTATGGGAAAATGAACTACTTAGATGACCAAAACAATCTCCATCTTTCCGTATTGAAATTTGTAACTTGACTTAAATAATAGGACATTTGCAATCTCTATAACAGTCTAAGGTCAAAGTATTATTCTTTATTCGCTTTTCACATTTAAACCTGTCAGCCAACAGTCTTTGTTCCCATCTAATGCAACGTGAGAGAGGTGTTGAATCTATTGGATCTGCCTTTCTAAAAAATTTGAACCCCATCCCCCTGGTTGGGCAAGCCTAGCTTTTCTAAAGCTAGTGGTTTCAAAACCAATGGTACTGTAGGACACATGGGCATGGTTGTCTTTGTCATGAAATAgaaaggggaaagagagagtGACACAAATCTAGACTGCTTGGCGGTATATTAATCAATAAACACAGATTTTTTCTATGGATTTCAACATTTGATTAATCTAGAGATCATAAGGACTAGAAAAACACCTCCCAAGAGCAATTGTTGAGTAAGAATGTAGCTTAATTCTCTCAAAATATAAGGTTCAATACCCTAATCTCATAacaggagagagagaacacCGTAACATaccaagggagagaaaattttcttatgttGGAAAtagtctctcttctctccttctgtTTGTTAAGTTTTCTTGTTTGAATGAATATTTGTTTTTGAGATAACTATGATTGTAGATAAGAACACCAAAATAGGATATAACATTTAAGCCCTCAAGTTATAGTTTTATTATGATTTAATCTTCCATTGTATAATACCAAACAATAAACCTATTCACATGAAATTAATTACTTTCACCACCTTAGTCCTTTGGGTCATATGTTGGTAATCTTATCCATCGATTAGACTCCAAAAGTTCCTAAAACCtttgaaaataattaataaaaaataagatttaaaattattttacaaATAATTTACAATCATGCCATATGACTCAAATTTTTTTGTCTAATCGTACGATCAGATATACAAGTCATAAACTTATGTTGTTGATCCGCTCTTGTATTCTtgacctaaaaccaaaacccatcTCAAAACATGGAAACAATGCCAAAAGCACCAATGACAATAGGAAGAATAACAAGAGTCAAAATGGGTTATCCGATCTTGAATGGAATTAGGGATATCAAATTACTAATATAGGTAGAGTAGCGTTAGGTAATGACATTACCTTTATCCTCCCCATGTAGATGAGGGGAGTCCTTTCTTCTCCAACAACCATTTGAATTGAGAGGAATCCTTTTTGAAGTATCTCTTCTTCTTGCATAAGAAACAATTAAGTTCCTTATTGCCTCCATTCTTCATAGGCATATCATATCTTGGGTTTTCACTTTCCATTGCCTTATCAGAGCTCACATATTGGTCATCGATTGCCTTTATGTAATCTTTAACTTTGTTAATTTTAGCTCGTTAATTTTCAGCTATAAATCAAAGCTCATTACAGCTTGCCTTTGGGCTAAAGTTCTAAGTTTCAATGGTTGCATCTTAATCAATAAGAATATAACGCATTGCATCCAAAAATatagataaaaaaattatgtactCGGGGGCTAAAATAATCTCCCCATCTGAATTTTTATCACCGTATTTTCTTCCAACTTGTATGCATGGAAATAGCTACTTCCTTGTGGGGATTTATCCATTCCCATGCTTTGGTTGTAAAAACTTatacttattttatttattcacaaaAGATTTTATGTATCTAAATCCTTACGGACTTTAGGACAATGTGATAATTTCAACTCATTTTGGTGGAAATCTTGTGAATAAATTGTATCAAGAATCCAAGAATGTACTTGACTATCATTAAATATTCTTTATGTGACATATGTGTTTGGTTACGTAATTTGTTAGAGTTTTATTTCGGATTTGGCAATGAGTCCATAGAGAGTGTTTCTGTTGAATCCTATTATTTTTAAGATTAtttggaaaactgtttggttacctatcctgatttttgtgattcttttgaatCACCACTTAACATGGACTATTTATATGAGGGCTAAAGGATTATGTGTGTCAAATATGAGTTTTGTTAATTACCTTATTTCATAGATGAACCACATTTAGCTTTACTAGGTTTTCAAATGAATTAGTATTTCTAAGTAAAATCAACTAAAAAACCAaccaaacaatttaaaaaataaaaaaagaatggtGTTTCACAAGAAAAACTTTCTAACGAATTATGTAAGCGTGACATTTTAAATCATCACATgatccatttaaacattataaTGTGGGGAACATGGAGTGCTTTGTGACATTTCCTGCTCCCATGAAGGCACTTGATCCACATGATAAGTTTCCTCGTGACATTTCAAAACTCACAATTTATGTGAAGTTTTTTAATAAACGGAACACATTAAATCACTTGTATCACCATGATAGCACAAAAAAAATACTGTCCTCCAGAACCTTATATAGTTGACCAATGAACCCACAAGTGAGAATAAAGACCCATTTGATGGAACAAAGTCTCACTCACCCAAACAACAAAGAAGTTGTAGGCTTGAAGCCATCCTCTTCCCAGTTTATGAAGATTGGACACAAATCCAGGTTGTGTTGGGCCTAAGGTCAGCACAGCCCATGCTCTTCCGGTCTCCTGATTACAACTTCAACTGAACTTGCTATAGCCcatcattttgttttttatgttaCTCATCAGCCTGACAGCCCATAAGTGCCCAAACATTTCATCATCCACAGATGGTTGAATTTAGGGGTCTCAATGGATCAGGTTTGGCTGTAGTCATGCATCCCAGAATTTGGACCTCATTATATGTGTCACACCTCGTTCTTGTTTAGTCCAGCCCCAAACATGACATAGATGGAACTGTACGTCCAGTTTTGGCCCAGTTGTATTGGGCAGTTCGTCCCTTGCACCTAGTTCTGCCATGAATCCCACCTCTGTTGCACTCCATTCCTTTTACCTAAAAGAAAAGAGGCGTAATCGATGCGCGTTAGGTTCAGCAGTAAGATACGAATGTTATGACCTAATAGTCAATCAGTCAAAACAGTCTCTCAACATTCTCGAGGTAAAGTTGCATAATTTTCCTACCAACCCTGAACTATTAGTTATTAGTCCAAATTTCAGTGTTACAAAAACGAAGAAAATACAATTATGTAATCAACGTAACAGTAGTATTAACCCTAGAGTTACGAGAGAACAACTTCAACACCACAAGTAACTGCCAATGTCAAACTAAGCACTAACGGTTGAAATTTGAACCCTTCACTGATTCCcttcttttgaatttgattttgatttttttttttttaattgtgaatTCTCATAAGGTTATGTTAATTATCTTTTCAAACATCATGAGTCATCAGATGTGAACAGATGCCATTGCAATGGaaggaaaatatattataataaaaaacaaatttcaAAAGGGATTCAGGAAGTGATTATATATAAGCAAGTTGAGATGAAGACTTGAAAAAGTGTATCAATTGAGTCAATGTCGTCACTTACTGGTTAAGAGTTAAGACTTAGGAGTGAATGAATTGTGGTTATCTTCCAAGTCGTAGACGTGTCATCCTCCTCCTTATCTTCTCTTTTCCAAGTGGCATTAAAATCCCTCCAAGGATTAGACTTCTTCCTTATCTTTTCCTTTCCAATTGGCATAAGGCGTTCAATTATAATCTcaaatataagagagagagagagagagagagagagagagagagattctctgAAAACTTAACCAAAAAGAAAGACAAGAAAAAGAGGTGTTCTGGGTTTGTTTTCCTTTGGAAGTTGAAAAGGTTAAGCCAGATCAATAATGATTTGGTCCCTCCCTCCCCAGTAAGAGCCAAGATTTCCAAACAGGttctcttccatttttcatCCTTTAATTGGAAAGGAAAGGTAATaatagtagtttttttttttttttttaataatagcATTATTCACGCATGTCGCCCAAGGGTGCCTAGGAGTAAACCTTGGTTACATAAAATCATGCCTAACTTATGTAACAGATCAGTGGTGAGAAGAATCAAATTGAGAATATCTATTAACACACTACTTTTTAATCAGTGGAGTTGTACCTGAACTGTTAATGATTTGATGCACAATGGTTTATGGAATGCATCCATCTCACCTCCAATAGCAAATGCTATTTTCATTCATGTTGTGGGAATTCTTACCACTTTAGCTAGAGATGACATACTCATTATTAAACTAATTGCTTCTTATATTACCAGAACTTGTAATGGCAAACCCAATTTAATACAG
Above is a genomic segment from Macadamia integrifolia cultivar HAES 741 unplaced genomic scaffold, SCU_Mint_v3 scaffold_15A, whole genome shotgun sequence containing:
- the LOC122070961 gene encoding protein APEM9 isoform X2 gives rise to the protein MFEEAVSLASSILRHFCNSDEPIDEIQLEDMMESSGMILVQSLKELGRTPEMLNELKCLFGSVTAIPVQVVLTGACFQMSESSFSGLQEFLLEFLSNWRYVEGEAGPFGDHYERCDGHSVLEVDRYLELVEVYTITLLGMVLNETDVAISWLEKAELPEEKRQELLRRLSSYSLTATKSSQAVDSLSSAEANKDHAAFLKERSISEVDESLRSSKAGYSSDGMIERKPGHAILKLSERMQCFWWFRTVNLKIGNARLVLTHGKIVLWSSLIVVIYYVLRHKRDTLRRIASRKVSSVKKALVDMWQLAFSVQVNPLAAVQPLPVATRGSR